One Blastocatellia bacterium DNA window includes the following coding sequences:
- the hemW gene encoding radical SAM family heme chaperone HemW — protein sequence MMWGIYIHIPFCHYKCIYCDFDSGVYSPSLIADYLAALQQEILRAGEDDALSGLVADTIYFGGGTPSVLRGEDIEEILDTVRRCFALREPMEITLEANPGTLTREKVRRYASAGVNRVSVGAQSFHDEELKMLGRIHTVEEVHRSVDVLRDAGIENINLDVIAGLPHQTMDRWQRTMDALFALHPPHVSMYLLDVHEETALATLIRKNVLPPPDEDLMAAFYYAFVDRATAEGYEHYEISNFCRPGHQSRHNLKYWSDQPYLGFGCSAHSYDLTRRWWNIPTPTAYIGAMRTQGIARAGVIPLTPEERAREALFLGLRRREGINLSDFSQRYGVDVLTRYGPDLESLREHGLIEWEGGQLKLTRKGLILANEVFTVFV from the coding sequence ATGATGTGGGGCATCTACATTCACATTCCGTTTTGCCACTACAAATGCATCTATTGCGACTTCGATTCCGGCGTCTACTCCCCGTCGCTCATCGCCGATTATCTTGCGGCCCTGCAGCAGGAGATTCTCCGGGCGGGAGAAGATGACGCGCTCTCCGGTCTTGTGGCCGACACGATTTATTTCGGCGGGGGCACGCCATCGGTCCTCAGGGGCGAGGACATCGAAGAGATTCTCGATACGGTGCGCCGGTGTTTCGCCCTCCGCGAGCCGATGGAAATCACTCTGGAAGCGAACCCCGGAACGCTGACGCGAGAGAAAGTTCGCCGATATGCCTCCGCCGGAGTCAATCGCGTGAGCGTGGGCGCTCAATCGTTTCATGACGAGGAGTTGAAGATGCTCGGTCGGATTCACACGGTGGAGGAGGTTCATCGGTCGGTGGACGTTCTGCGCGACGCGGGAATCGAAAATATCAACCTCGATGTGATCGCCGGACTCCCGCACCAGACGATGGACCGATGGCAGCGCACAATGGATGCGCTTTTCGCTCTGCATCCGCCGCATGTCTCGATGTATCTGCTCGACGTACATGAGGAGACGGCATTGGCGACTCTCATTCGCAAAAACGTTCTCCCTCCCCCCGATGAGGATCTCATGGCGGCCTTCTATTACGCCTTCGTGGATCGAGCGACGGCCGAAGGCTATGAGCATTATGAGATCTCCAACTTCTGCCGGCCGGGACATCAGTCGCGACACAATCTGAAATACTGGTCTGACCAACCCTATCTCGGATTTGGCTGCAGCGCCCACTCTTACGATCTGACCCGCCGATGGTGGAATATTCCGACGCCGACGGCCTATATTGGAGCAATGCGAACGCAGGGGATCGCTCGCGCGGGGGTCATTCCCCTCACTCCCGAAGAGCGCGCCCGCGAGGCTCTCTTTCTCGGATTGCGGCGGCGAGAGGGAATCAACCTGTCGGATTTTTCTCAGCGATATGGTGTGGATGTCCTGACCCGCTACGGTCCCGATCTCGAAAGCTTGAGGGAACACGGCCTGATCGAGTGGGAGGGCGGGCAATTGAAACTGACGCGGAAGGGGCTCATCCTGGCCAATGAAGTGTTCACCGTCTTCGTCTGA